From a single Mesorhizobium shangrilense genomic region:
- a CDS encoding SDR family oxidoreductase, with amino-acid sequence MSISNTKILVVGGGSGMGLALARRCLETGARVVIAGRGEDKLRQARETLGNPASLDMAIVDITREDQIAALFQQLGGLDHIVSTAADIEGAYQLLPALELKAAQRVVESKLYGPLLLAKHGAPKLAGTGSMTFVSGIAAYRPAARGSVVAAVNAALEGLVRALAVELAPIRVNAVSPGWVDTSIWAQVAGDRKDATLADMAERLPVGRIGQPDDIADAIAFLMGNGFTTGTTLHVEGGHRLV; translated from the coding sequence ATGAGCATCTCCAACACGAAAATCCTGGTTGTCGGCGGCGGTTCCGGCATGGGCCTGGCACTGGCAAGGCGCTGTCTCGAAACCGGTGCGCGGGTCGTCATCGCCGGACGCGGCGAGGACAAGCTGCGGCAGGCGCGCGAGACGCTGGGCAATCCCGCCAGCCTGGACATGGCCATCGTCGACATCACGCGGGAAGACCAGATCGCCGCCCTGTTCCAGCAACTCGGCGGCCTCGACCATATCGTCAGCACGGCGGCCGACATCGAGGGCGCCTATCAATTGTTGCCGGCGCTGGAGCTGAAGGCGGCGCAAAGGGTGGTGGAGAGCAAGCTCTACGGGCCGCTGCTGCTGGCCAAGCATGGCGCACCGAAGCTTGCGGGGACCGGCTCGATGACCTTCGTCTCCGGCATCGCCGCCTACCGGCCCGCCGCGCGCGGCTCCGTTGTTGCCGCCGTCAATGCGGCACTTGAAGGGTTGGTGCGCGCGCTGGCGGTCGAACTGGCGCCGATCCGCGTCAACGCGGTGTCGCCGGGCTGGGTCGACACCTCGATCTGGGCGCAGGTGGCCGGTGACAGGAAGGACGCGACTTTGGCCGATATGGCCGAGCGGTTGCCAGTCGGACGGATCGGTCAGCCCGATGACATCGCCGACGCCATCGCCTTCCTGATGGGCAACGGTTTCACCACCGGAACGACGCTGCATGTCGAGGGTGGCCACCGTCTGGTGTAG
- a CDS encoding transporter substrate-binding domain-containing protein, which produces MRSVVSWTAALIVAAFVGFWASTAALAQSQPAPDLLSKEIAVGIKEAPPFAFKLQDGSWSGLSIDLWQKIAGRLDLRYHYVEVPTVREQIDGVASGKFDVATAAITVTADREKTVDFTQPFFSTGLGIATPLNNQPTWRPVVRALTSFGFLQAVLALIVISVVVGVLIWLFERRHNEDFGGGAAKGLFSSMWWSTVAATQASTGDFGPRTVPGRVLAALWMMGSIIAIAVFTAGVTSVLTVTQMEGLVQGESDLGMVRVGNVENSSTVAYLDSTHINHQGFASVQDGLAALRAGKIDALVHDKPLLGWLVRQNYASNLQVLDATFDQQQYAMAVPLGSPLRKPLDVALLQTVESDWWKQAVFQYLGEK; this is translated from the coding sequence GTGAGGAGTGTGGTTTCGTGGACGGCGGCGCTCATTGTTGCCGCCTTCGTCGGCTTCTGGGCGAGCACTGCTGCTCTTGCCCAGTCCCAGCCTGCCCCGGATCTCCTGTCGAAGGAGATAGCGGTCGGCATCAAGGAAGCGCCGCCCTTCGCCTTCAAGCTGCAGGACGGAAGCTGGTCGGGGCTCAGCATCGATCTCTGGCAGAAGATCGCCGGCCGGCTCGATCTGCGCTACCACTATGTCGAAGTGCCGACGGTGCGGGAGCAGATCGACGGCGTTGCCAGCGGCAAGTTCGATGTCGCCACGGCGGCGATCACAGTGACGGCCGATCGCGAAAAGACGGTCGATTTCACGCAACCCTTCTTCAGCACGGGCCTTGGCATTGCGACGCCGCTCAACAACCAGCCGACATGGCGGCCGGTGGTGCGTGCATTGACGTCCTTCGGCTTCCTCCAGGCGGTGCTGGCGCTGATCGTGATTTCGGTCGTCGTCGGCGTGCTGATCTGGCTGTTCGAGCGTCGCCACAACGAGGATTTCGGTGGCGGCGCCGCCAAGGGGCTGTTCTCCAGCATGTGGTGGTCGACCGTTGCGGCGACGCAAGCCAGCACCGGCGATTTCGGCCCGCGCACCGTGCCGGGCCGTGTGCTGGCCGCGCTCTGGATGATGGGATCGATCATCGCCATTGCCGTGTTCACCGCCGGCGTCACCTCGGTGCTGACGGTGACGCAGATGGAAGGGCTGGTGCAGGGCGAAAGCGATCTCGGCATGGTCAGGGTCGGCAATGTCGAGAATTCCTCGACCGTGGCCTATCTGGATTCGACGCATATCAACCACCAGGGTTTTGCCTCCGTCCAGGATGGCCTCGCGGCGCTCCGTGCCGGCAAGATCGATGCGCTGGTCCACGACAAGCCGCTGCTGGGCTGGCTGGTGCGGCAGAACTATGCGAGCAATTTGCAGGTTCTCGACGCGACGTTCGACCAGCAGCAATATGCCATGGCGGTGCCGCTCGGCAGCCCTTTGCGCAAGCCTCTCGACGTCGCCCTGCTGCAGACCGTCGAAAGCGATTGGTGGAAGCAGGCCGTCTTCCAGTATCTGGGTGAAAAATAG
- a CDS encoding LysR family transcriptional regulator: MGNKGSKGSALPPADAAGTLAAAECTGDPKSGRVWLPLNALRAFEAVGARLSFTGAAAALHISQSALSRHVGRLEDYLGCRLLERRAQGMSLTAAGAALLPVVTGSFDRMEETLKMLRREPGPSGRILKVHMPPTFLHVAGLSLIAEFRRAFPDVPIDISSSNGIGLPAGRSVDIAVVFDRPHVGDAIRDPLWMINQTPACAPQIAARAQGLGLYDFLRTNELLHVKLEGEPFDVFWSIHARHCGIDLGATRGLAFETEALAVQHAIAGGGVTLVDPDMFAAELADGRLVTPFPETTSPTGFGYYLTVHPDDMVDPAVALFRSWVVRHYATVDAEYDAPGD, from the coding sequence ATGGGTAACAAGGGAAGCAAGGGTTCGGCGCTTCCTCCCGCCGATGCGGCCGGCACCTTGGCTGCCGCCGAGTGCACTGGTGATCCGAAAAGCGGCCGGGTCTGGTTGCCGCTGAACGCGCTGCGCGCGTTCGAGGCGGTTGGCGCACGGCTGAGCTTCACCGGCGCGGCCGCGGCGCTGCATATTTCGCAGAGTGCGCTCAGCCGGCATGTCGGGCGGCTAGAGGACTATCTCGGCTGCCGGCTGCTGGAACGACGTGCGCAAGGCATGTCGCTGACCGCGGCCGGCGCTGCCCTGCTGCCGGTGGTGACGGGCTCCTTCGACCGCATGGAAGAAACGCTGAAAATGCTGCGGCGCGAGCCCGGACCTAGCGGCCGCATCCTCAAGGTTCACATGCCGCCGACCTTCCTGCATGTCGCGGGGCTGTCCCTGATCGCCGAGTTCCGCCGCGCCTTTCCCGACGTGCCGATCGACATATCGAGCAGCAACGGCATCGGGCTGCCGGCAGGACGCAGCGTGGACATCGCGGTCGTTTTCGACCGTCCTCACGTTGGCGACGCCATCCGTGACCCGCTCTGGATGATCAACCAGACGCCGGCCTGCGCGCCCCAGATTGCCGCGCGGGCGCAGGGGCTCGGGCTCTATGATTTCCTGCGCACCAACGAACTGCTGCACGTCAAGCTGGAGGGTGAGCCCTTCGACGTCTTCTGGTCGATCCACGCTCGCCATTGCGGCATCGATCTCGGCGCCACGCGTGGCCTTGCCTTCGAAACCGAGGCGCTTGCCGTGCAACATGCCATCGCCGGCGGCGGGGTCACGCTGGTCGATCCCGACATGTTCGCCGCCGAGCTTGCCGACGGCCGCCTTGTCACGCCCTTCCCTGAGACGACCAGCCCCACCGGCTTCGGCTACTATCTTACCGTCCATCCCGACGACATGGTCGATCCCGCTGTCGCGCTGTTCCGGTCCTGGGTCGTGCGCCACTATGCGACGGTGGACGCCGAGTACGACGCCCCCGGCGATTGA
- a CDS encoding aromatic ring-hydroxylating oxygenase subunit alpha, whose amino-acid sequence MLDLERIRDLVNQRRPGHTLPQELYNSPEAFKFDLDAIFGQSWILAGFTCEIPRPRGYLAVTIGGSPVVITRDGEGVYRAFHNSCRHRGAQVCADGSGGRARLTCPYHQWVYDLDGRLVHARMPETFDRAEHGLRPVHLENVAGALFVCLAETPPSFARFRADLEPLLAPHRLEEAKIAFQNTLVERGNWKLVMENARECYHCGVGHPELCLTFPIGVSADGHFALAPDSHYAAFAARVEEAGLGIGPFAGPWWQVERFPLNKGHVGLTIDGALACRKLMVEGAGDIGSLRWAIEPHSFCHSTADTTVYFSAMPTAAGETVVTCKWLVHKDAVEGVDYDVEHLTALWNVTNLQDRDLVEVNQRGVNSVGYVPGPYSLPDEAYVLAFADWYCDKAMDYIAARTGVDARPIELRGVISGAVVSNLTPAGELQASPGRAPLATTRPD is encoded by the coding sequence ATGCTCGATCTGGAGAGAATCCGCGACCTCGTCAACCAGCGACGGCCCGGTCATACGCTGCCGCAGGAACTCTATAACAGTCCCGAGGCGTTCAAGTTCGATCTCGACGCCATTTTCGGCCAGTCGTGGATCCTGGCGGGATTCACCTGCGAAATCCCGCGGCCGCGAGGCTATCTCGCCGTCACCATTGGCGGCTCCCCGGTGGTGATCACGCGCGACGGCGAGGGCGTCTATCGCGCCTTCCACAATTCCTGCCGTCACCGCGGTGCGCAGGTTTGCGCCGACGGGTCGGGCGGACGGGCGCGCCTCACCTGTCCCTATCACCAGTGGGTCTATGATCTCGACGGCAGGCTGGTCCATGCCCGCATGCCGGAAACCTTCGATCGGGCCGAGCACGGGCTGCGGCCAGTGCATCTTGAGAATGTGGCCGGCGCGCTGTTCGTCTGTCTCGCCGAGACGCCGCCTTCCTTCGCGCGCTTCCGCGCCGATCTCGAGCCGTTGCTTGCCCCGCACAGGCTGGAGGAGGCCAAGATCGCCTTCCAGAACACGCTGGTCGAGCGCGGCAACTGGAAGCTTGTGATGGAGAATGCGCGGGAGTGCTACCATTGCGGGGTCGGCCATCCCGAACTGTGCCTGACCTTCCCCATCGGGGTCAGCGCCGATGGGCATTTCGCGCTCGCGCCGGATTCGCACTATGCGGCCTTCGCCGCCCGGGTCGAAGAAGCCGGGCTCGGCATAGGCCCCTTCGCCGGTCCATGGTGGCAGGTCGAGCGCTTTCCGCTCAACAAGGGGCATGTCGGGCTCACCATCGACGGCGCGCTTGCCTGCCGGAAGCTGATGGTCGAGGGCGCCGGCGACATCGGCTCGCTGCGCTGGGCCATCGAGCCGCACAGTTTCTGCCATTCGACCGCCGATACCACGGTCTATTTCAGCGCCATGCCGACCGCGGCGGGAGAGACGGTGGTGACCTGCAAATGGCTCGTCCACAAGGACGCGGTCGAGGGCGTCGACTACGACGTCGAGCATCTCACCGCCTTGTGGAACGTCACCAATCTCCAGGACCGGGACCTGGTGGAGGTCAATCAGCGTGGCGTGAACTCGGTGGGGTATGTACCCGGGCCCTACAGCCTGCCCGACGAAGCCTATGTCCTGGCCTTCGCCGACTGGTATTGCGACAAGGCCATGGACTATATCGCGGCGCGCACGGGCGTGGACGCAAGGCCAATCGAACTGCGCGGCGTGATCTCCGGCGCCGTCGTGAGCAACCTCACGCCGGCCGGGGAATTGCAGGCAAGCCCGGGTCGGGCTCCGCTTGCAACTACTAGACCGGATTGA
- a CDS encoding CbtA family protein, whose protein sequence is MVGNLLLRGMLVGIFAGILAFGFARIYGEPQVDRAIAFEEANAQAAGEAPEPEIVSRSTQAGLGLLTGVLVYGAAVGGLFSLVFAYTYGRVSNFGPRGTAALLALAGFVAIVLVPYIKYPANPPSVGNGDTIGARTELYFVMLMVSIAALIAAVALARRLWAQYGAWNATIIAGAAFIIFIALVQYALPPINEVPEKFSADLLWRFRVASLGIHVVLWTTLGLVFGALVERSYGGQLSRPVSKRPAMR, encoded by the coding sequence ATGGTTGGAAATCTTCTTCTTCGCGGGATGCTGGTCGGCATCTTCGCCGGCATTCTCGCATTCGGCTTCGCCAGGATCTACGGCGAGCCGCAGGTCGACCGCGCCATCGCCTTCGAGGAGGCCAACGCCCAGGCCGCAGGCGAAGCGCCTGAACCCGAAATCGTCAGCCGCTCGACACAGGCCGGCCTTGGCCTGTTGACCGGCGTGCTGGTCTATGGCGCGGCGGTCGGCGGGCTGTTCTCGCTGGTGTTTGCCTATACCTATGGCCGCGTCAGCAATTTCGGTCCGCGCGGCACCGCCGCCCTCCTGGCGCTGGCCGGCTTCGTCGCCATCGTCCTGGTGCCCTACATCAAATATCCGGCCAATCCGCCCTCGGTCGGCAACGGCGATACGATCGGCGCGCGCACGGAACTGTACTTCGTCATGCTGATGGTTTCCATCGCGGCGCTGATCGCCGCCGTGGCGCTGGCGCGGCGGCTGTGGGCGCAGTATGGCGCCTGGAACGCGACGATCATCGCCGGTGCGGCGTTCATCATCTTCATCGCCCTCGTCCAGTACGCGCTGCCGCCCATCAACGAAGTGCCTGAAAAGTTCTCGGCTGACCTGCTCTGGCGCTTCCGCGTCGCCTCGCTCGGCATCCACGTCGTGCTGTGGACGACCCTCGGCCTCGTCTTCGGCGCCCTGGTCGAACGCAGCTATGGCGGCCAGCTTAGCCGTCCGGTCTCCAAACGGCCGGCCATGCGCTAA
- a CDS encoding CbtB domain-containing protein — MSNATFAPAYGPVAIPVKELLPWAIFGGLLLMLAIYFIGAEQGATSLISGMGVHEFVHDGRHLLGFPCH, encoded by the coding sequence ATGTCCAACGCTACTTTCGCACCCGCCTACGGTCCGGTTGCTATCCCTGTAAAAGAACTTTTGCCGTGGGCGATCTTCGGCGGTCTTCTCCTGATGCTGGCGATCTATTTCATCGGCGCGGAGCAAGGCGCGACCTCGCTGATCTCCGGCATGGGTGTGCACGAGTTCGTGCATGACGGCCGCCACCTGCTTGGCTTCCCCTGTCACTGA
- a CDS encoding histidine phosphatase family protein encodes MLVRLTMIRSGATLATRKGAFALDEALEPRAHGLAAAVGAGLRRANRVLTSPMLRARQTAEAMALQASVEPLLMDQDHGRWAGKSLEEVHGDDPEGIAAWLGDPDAAPHDGESLADVSRRVSAFMDGLMAEHGHTIAVTHASVIRAAIVHVLGAPLSACRRIDIEPLGVTEFSSDGRRWMLRVTRPEKAD; translated from the coding sequence ATGCTCGTACGCCTCACCATGATCCGCAGCGGGGCAACGCTGGCGACGCGCAAGGGGGCGTTCGCGCTCGACGAGGCGCTGGAGCCGCGCGCGCATGGGCTGGCGGCGGCGGTTGGGGCGGGATTGCGCCGTGCTAACCGGGTGCTGACGAGCCCGATGCTGCGAGCCCGGCAGACCGCCGAGGCGATGGCGCTGCAGGCTTCCGTCGAGCCTCTTCTGATGGATCAGGACCATGGACGTTGGGCAGGCAAGAGTCTTGAAGAGGTTCACGGGGACGACCCTGAGGGCATCGCGGCCTGGCTTGGCGACCCCGATGCTGCCCCGCATGACGGCGAATCGCTGGCCGATGTGTCGCGCCGGGTTTCGGCCTTCATGGACGGGCTGATGGCGGAGCATGGCCATACGATCGCGGTGACGCATGCCAGCGTCATCCGCGCGGCAATAGTCCATGTCCTCGGCGCGCCGCTTTCCGCCTGCCGCAGGATCGATATCGAGCCGCTGGGCGTCACCGAATTCTCCAGCGACGGACGCCGCTGGATGCTGCGGGTCACCAGGCCGGAGAAGGCCGATTGA
- the metH gene encoding methionine synthase — protein sequence MSQNSPSLDDLLGPVAAKPDGSEVLAALTAAARERILILDGAMGTQIQGLGFNEDHFRGEVFAGCACHQQGNNDLLILTQPGAIEEIHYQYAIAGADILETNTFSSTSIAQADYGMEDAVYALNRDGARLVRRAAKRAEQEDGKRRFVAGALGPTNRTASMSPDVNNPGYRAVSFDDLRLAYGEQLRGLIDGGADIILIETIFDTLNAKAAIFACNEIFIEKGVRLPVMISGTITDLSGRTLSGQTPTAFWHSVRHASPFTIGLNCALGANAMRAHLAEISGAADTFTCAYPNAGLPNEFGRYDESPEFMAAQIEDFAREGLVNVVGGCCGSTPDHIRAIAEAVRKYPPRAIPVIERKMRLSGLEPFTLTDEIPFVNVGERTNVTGSAKFRKLITAGDYVPALDVARDQVANGAQIIDINMDEGLIDSKKAMVEYLNLIAAEPDIARVPVMVDSSKWEIIEAGLKCVQGKPLVNSISMKEGEEAFLHHARLVRAYGAAVVVMAFDEAGQADTRARKVEICTRAYKLLTEQAGFPPEDIVFDPNVFAVATGIEEHDNYGVDFIEATGEITATLPHVHISGGVSNLSFSFRGNEPVREAMHAVFLYHAIQRGMDMGIVNAGQLAVYDTIEPGLREACEDVVLNRVPRAGGTATERLLEIAERFKGTAGKEARERDLAWREWTVEQRISHALVNGITEFIDADTEEARLAAERPLHVIEGPLMAGMNVVGDLFGAGKMFLPQVVKSARVMKQAVAGLLPHMEAEKLANAANGIDNGERQTAGKILMATVKGDVHDIGKNIVGVVLACNNYEIIDLGVMVPAAKILQTARDKQVDIIGLSGLITPSLDEMAHMAAEMEREGFDIPLLIGGATTSRVHTAVKIHPRYSRGQTVYVADASRAVGVVSALLSNDANAEYVDGVRAEYKKVADAHARSEADKQRLPLAKARANAHRIDWSAYAPPKPTFTGVKVFDNWDLAELSRYIDWTPFFQTWELKGRYPKILEDEAQGPAARQLFEDAQAMLNKIIAEKWFAPRGVIGFWPANAVGDDIWLFTDEARSQELATFFTLRQQLTKRDGKANVALSDFVAPADSGKPDYIGGFIVTAGIEEVAISERFERANDDYSSIMVKALADRFAEAFAERMHEKVRKEFWGYAADEKLAPDELIGEPYRGIRPAPGYPAQPDHTEKKTLFRLLDGERNAGVSLTESYAMWPGSSVSGIYLAHPESYYFGVAKVERDQVEDYAVRKDMPLAEVERWLGPILNYVPENYAEAAE from the coding sequence ATGTCGCAGAATTCGCCATCGCTGGACGATCTCCTGGGCCCTGTCGCGGCCAAGCCCGACGGTTCGGAGGTGCTTGCGGCGCTGACCGCGGCGGCACGGGAACGCATCCTCATCCTCGACGGCGCCATGGGCACGCAGATCCAGGGGCTCGGCTTTAACGAGGATCATTTCCGCGGCGAGGTCTTTGCCGGCTGCGCCTGCCACCAGCAGGGCAACAACGACCTCTTGATCCTGACGCAGCCTGGGGCGATCGAGGAGATCCACTATCAGTACGCCATTGCCGGCGCGGATATCCTCGAGACCAACACCTTCTCCTCGACTTCGATCGCCCAGGCCGATTACGGCATGGAGGACGCCGTCTATGCGCTGAACCGCGATGGCGCGCGACTGGTGCGGCGCGCCGCGAAAAGGGCTGAGCAGGAAGACGGCAAGCGCCGGTTCGTCGCCGGCGCGCTGGGGCCAACCAACCGCACCGCGTCGATGTCGCCGGATGTCAACAATCCCGGCTATCGCGCTGTAAGTTTTGACGATCTGCGCCTCGCCTATGGCGAGCAATTGCGCGGGTTGATCGATGGCGGCGCCGACATCATCCTGATCGAAACCATCTTCGACACGCTGAACGCCAAGGCGGCGATCTTCGCCTGCAACGAGATCTTCATCGAGAAGGGCGTGCGCCTGCCGGTGATGATTTCGGGCACCATCACCGATCTCTCCGGCCGCACATTGTCGGGCCAGACGCCGACCGCCTTCTGGCATTCGGTGCGCCATGCCAGCCCCTTCACCATCGGCCTCAACTGCGCGCTCGGCGCCAACGCCATGCGCGCGCATCTGGCCGAGATTTCCGGTGCCGCCGACACCTTCACCTGCGCCTATCCGAATGCCGGCCTGCCCAATGAATTCGGCAGGTATGACGAGAGCCCGGAGTTCATGGCCGCGCAGATCGAGGATTTTGCCAGGGAAGGGCTGGTCAATGTCGTCGGCGGCTGCTGCGGCTCGACGCCGGATCATATTCGCGCCATCGCCGAGGCGGTGAGGAAATACCCGCCGCGCGCCATTCCCGTGATCGAACGCAAGATGCGGCTCTCCGGGCTGGAGCCGTTCACGCTGACCGACGAGATTCCCTTCGTCAATGTCGGCGAGCGGACCAATGTCACCGGGTCGGCCAAGTTCCGAAAACTGATCACGGCGGGCGACTATGTGCCGGCGCTCGACGTGGCACGCGACCAGGTGGCGAACGGCGCCCAGATCATCGACATCAACATGGACGAGGGGCTGATCGATTCGAAGAAGGCGATGGTCGAGTATCTCAATCTGATCGCCGCCGAGCCGGACATCGCCCGTGTTCCGGTGATGGTCGACAGTTCGAAATGGGAGATCATCGAGGCCGGCCTGAAATGCGTGCAGGGCAAGCCGCTGGTCAATTCCATCTCGATGAAGGAAGGCGAGGAAGCGTTCCTGCATCACGCCAGGCTGGTGCGCGCCTATGGCGCCGCCGTGGTGGTCATGGCCTTCGACGAGGCCGGCCAGGCCGACACCAGAGCGCGCAAGGTCGAGATCTGCACCCGCGCCTACAAGCTCTTGACCGAACAGGCCGGCTTCCCGCCCGAGGATATCGTCTTCGACCCCAATGTGTTCGCGGTCGCTACCGGCATCGAGGAACATGACAATTACGGCGTCGACTTCATCGAGGCCACCGGCGAGATCACCGCGACGCTGCCGCATGTCCATATTTCCGGCGGCGTGTCGAACCTGTCCTTCTCGTTTCGCGGCAACGAGCCGGTGCGCGAGGCCATGCACGCGGTGTTCCTCTACCATGCCATCCAGCGCGGCATGGACATGGGCATCGTCAATGCCGGCCAGCTTGCCGTCTACGACACGATCGAACCGGGGCTGCGCGAGGCCTGCGAGGATGTCGTGCTCAACCGCGTGCCCAGGGCCGGCGGCACCGCCACCGAACGCCTGCTGGAGATCGCTGAGCGCTTCAAGGGCACTGCGGGCAAGGAAGCGCGGGAGCGTGACCTCGCCTGGCGAGAATGGACGGTCGAGCAGCGGATTTCCCATGCGCTGGTCAACGGCATCACCGAATTCATCGACGCCGACACCGAGGAGGCGCGGCTGGCGGCCGAGCGGCCACTGCATGTCATCGAAGGCCCGCTGATGGCCGGCATGAATGTCGTCGGCGACCTGTTCGGCGCAGGAAAAATGTTCCTGCCGCAAGTGGTGAAGTCGGCGCGGGTGATGAAGCAGGCTGTGGCCGGACTGCTGCCGCACATGGAGGCCGAGAAGCTGGCAAATGCCGCCAACGGCATCGACAATGGCGAGCGCCAGACGGCCGGCAAAATCCTGATGGCGACGGTGAAGGGCGATGTCCACGACATCGGCAAGAACATCGTCGGCGTCGTTTTGGCCTGCAACAACTACGAGATCATCGACCTCGGCGTCATGGTACCGGCGGCAAAAATCCTGCAAACGGCTCGCGACAAACAAGTCGATATTATCGGCCTGTCCGGCCTGATCACGCCGTCGCTGGACGAGATGGCGCACATGGCCGCCGAGATGGAGCGCGAAGGGTTCGACATTCCGCTGCTGATCGGCGGCGCGACGACCAGCCGCGTGCACACGGCGGTGAAGATCCATCCGCGCTACTCCAGGGGGCAGACTGTCTATGTCGCCGACGCCAGCCGGGCGGTGGGCGTGGTCTCCGCTTTGCTGTCCAACGATGCCAATGCCGAGTATGTCGACGGGGTGCGGGCCGAGTACAAGAAGGTGGCCGACGCGCATGCCCGCTCGGAAGCCGACAAGCAGCGGCTGCCGCTGGCCAAAGCGAGAGCCAACGCGCACAGGATCGACTGGTCGGCCTATGCGCCGCCGAAGCCGACCTTCACTGGCGTAAAAGTGTTCGACAACTGGGACCTCGCGGAGCTCTCCCGCTACATAGACTGGACGCCGTTCTTCCAGACCTGGGAGTTGAAGGGCCGCTATCCGAAAATCCTGGAGGACGAGGCGCAGGGGCCGGCCGCGCGCCAGCTGTTCGAGGACGCGCAGGCGATGCTGAACAAGATCATCGCGGAAAAGTGGTTCGCGCCGCGCGGCGTCATCGGCTTCTGGCCGGCCAACGCGGTGGGCGACGACATCTGGCTGTTCACGGACGAGGCGCGATCGCAGGAACTGGCGACCTTCTTCACGCTGCGCCAGCAACTGACCAAGCGCGACGGCAAAGCCAACGTCGCGCTGTCGGATTTCGTCGCGCCCGCCGACAGCGGCAAGCCCGACTATATCGGTGGCTTCATCGTCACCGCCGGCATCGAGGAGGTGGCGATATCAGAGCGTTTCGAGCGCGCCAATGACGACTATTCCTCGATCATGGTCAAGGCGCTGGCCGACCGCTTCGCCGAGGCTTTTGCCGAGCGCATGCACGAGAAGGTGCGCAAAGAGTTCTGGGGTTATGCCGCCGACGAAAAGCTGGCACCCGACGAACTGATCGGCGAACCCTATCGCGGCATCCGCCCGGCGCCCGGCTATCCCGCGCAGCCCGACCACACCGAGAAGAAGACGCTGTTCCGGCTGCTCGACGGCGAGCGCAATGCCGGCGTCAGCCTGACCGAAAGCTATGCGATGTGGCCGGGCTCGTCGGTGTCCGGCATCTATCTGGCGCACCCCGAAAGCTATTATTTCGGCGTCGCCAAGGTCGAGCGCGACCAGGTCGAGGATTATGCCGTTCGCAAGGACATGCCGCTGGCCGAGGTCGAGCGCTGGCTCGGGCCGATCCTGAATTATGTTCCGGAGAATTATGCCGAAGCGGCGGAGTAG